tttcAAATGGGGTGATTTGTCGAAGCAGCTCGCCAAGCCAGCTGTGTTCCATGAAGCAATTAAATGGGTctgtgattcgattcaacctcTAATCGAATTGCAAATATTGATTCGTGTCCTTCATTTTTGTTGTCTGCATTCGTTCTAGATGTTGTCTTTGGAGCAGAGCCGACACAGGTAAGTGCCAGTGATTTCATCTTGTGATATAATTCATTCCCTGTTGCTATCATGAGAAGTTAAATGTCTGGGACAAAATCAATGTTTTTAGGGCAATTTTGGATTTGGAAGCTCTAATTGTGTAAAGTGTGggtatgtttttgttttattaaaatgtctgaacagggcttgtatgtatgtatttgtttataccACCCTCCCTTCATTCCCACCTCTCCTGGCAGTGAACAACATATCAattaacaaacaaattaaaaagagtaattaaacatgcatttttaaaaggggtggggCTAACTAAAAACCAATAAATACTGCTCAAAAGCCAAACCAGATAAAAAAAATGTCCTCCCATGTACTGTAATCAGGGTTAGCCTTGGGGTGAGCAAGCTGGGCGGTTGCCCAGGGCACCGCCCTAAAGGGGCTGCTGTGCTTAGTTTGGTGGGTCACTGTTTGCTGAGTGCACTGCCTCCAATGAGCTAAGgagaaaaagggaagaaaacagaAGCTGCAGAGATTCAGTGCAGGCTCCTAGATCTGGATCAGGAGAGCtctggcagcaaagcagcaaattatTGAAAGGACTCTAATTCTCAGGTTCAGGACGAGATGAGCAACTTCCTGCTCACTTAGCCCTGAAGCCCAGCAGTCTGTGCTTGTTCTTGACataggcattaaaaaaaaaagatgtgagGACTCCGTTGAAACAGGAACAGCTTCTTTATTGTCTTAGCTTTGCTTGAGGTTTGAAAGGTCTTTAGAACAAAGAGCAAAAACAGAACAAAGACACACTCACAGCTTGTTTAATACTCACACTTTTTATAAGGCCTTTGGCTCCTCCCCTTGGTAGGATCAGATTTCACCACAGTGCTCTACCTTAGACTGCTGAGAGTCAAATCcttggccagattcagacataatggagaacTGGAGTCAATGCAGCAAGAGGTTCCCACTCACCAAACCTAACTCAACCTGACCAAACTCCTATCTGAACCCTCAGATTAAAGTGAGGTTGCTGCTTAGGCCTCCAGTTTGCAACTGCCTCCATTATATCTGAATTCAGTAatgaaggcagcctcctctgggaccagagttgaaggaaggaagctcctccttatCTGTGTCCTGATTGGCTTCTGcagctgtccatcaatcaaaggaggaagcctggaagccttgcagactgcagagaggatgtcaacgcttatgtctgaattcggacaggTAAGCACGTACAGGAGGGGAGGAACCAAGGGTCTGAATTCAGCCCTTGTCACTATAAAAGTAGCAACTAAGTTACAAGCACAAAAGCCACAACCTAAGCTGATTTGTGTGAAGGCCAATGTCACATGTTGATCTTTgcatgggtcactttttgcatgTTCTTTGAGTGACAGACCAGCTACCCCTTTCTTAGTTGTAGTACTGAGACTGTAGAATTCCTTTGCACCACTCCCTCTTTATTAGGATTCAGAGAGCCAATCAAAACACTGCTGCTTCAGAGAAAATTTATGATTAGTCATTGCCCTGGATGCTCCTGGTATTTGCTCTGCTCCTGTCATGGTtctgatgttatattgtttttgtgATGTTATTCTTATTGCTTCATATAACTGTGGTGGAGAGTATCTTGCgcggctgctgctgggggaggcttctgctgttgctgcttcccgACATGTAAAGTATTTTGTTATCAACAACCAACAATGGTGTTTAGATAATAGCAGTAAAGTTGGATATAGTGCCACAACATATTTTTAGAATAATGGGAAGGACAAAACGATTGTGTCAAAGTCCAAATGTTGACTCGACTGACTCTTCAGAATGGGAGAGACACTCCAAGCAATCTCGTTTGGATCAGTTTTTAACTGCTACTGTAAGTCCGTCTCCTATAATTATACCTAATAATAGATTTGAACCATTGAGACTCTCTAGTGATTTTATAAACACGCCAGACAAGGGTGTAGTTCCTGATAACACCCGAGAAACCTCGACTGAACAGTGTGGCTATTTGCCACAGCTCTGTAATTTAATGGCTGATACTTTAAAGCTTACTCTTCAAAGTTTGCATACTATGGAAGATAAACTACAGGAGATAATTCAAATGTTGAAACAAACACAGGCTATGCCGGTCAATGGAACACAGCTGACTAATCATTGCAACTGCTTAAGACCAGAGAAGCTTGAGATAAATCAGAGCCAAGGTCGTTTGGTGAATGGCAGTAAAGTAAATCGTATTCTTCAAAGAAATTCTGTGGTACTCATTACTGAGCATATTCCAGTTAATCAGGCCAAATGGAACTTTAAATCTGC
Above is a window of Hemicordylus capensis ecotype Gifberg chromosome 2, rHemCap1.1.pri, whole genome shotgun sequence DNA encoding:
- the LOC128344113 gene encoding uncharacterized protein LOC128344113 isoform X11; its protein translation is MKAASSGTRVEGRKLLLICVLIGFCSCPSIKGGSLEALQTAERMSTLMSEFGQGDREKRFTSWADTYYKQKQWITSAALPRGVLLVLRYRGEC
- the LOC128344113 gene encoding uncharacterized protein LOC128344113 isoform X12; protein product: MKAASSGTRVEGRKLLLICVLIGFCSCPSIKGGSLEALQTAERMSTLMSEFGQGDREKRFTSWADTYYKKQWITSAALPRGVLLVLRYRGEC
- the LOC128344113 gene encoding ovomucoid-like isoform X9, translating into MKAASSGTRVEGRKLLLICVLIGFCSCPSIKGGSLEALQTAERMSTLMSEFGQIDCSIFNSNNCPRLYQPVCGSDGKTYDNLCVFCNTILSNGSLVLRYLGECY
- the LOC128344113 gene encoding ovomucoid-like isoform X7, which produces MKAASSGTRVEGRKLLLICVLIGFCSCPSIKGGSLEALQTAERMSTLMSEFGQIDCSIFNSNNCPRLYQPVCGSDGKTYDNLCVFCNTILRSNGSLVLRYLGECY